A stretch of Crossiella cryophila DNA encodes these proteins:
- a CDS encoding SCO6745 family protein, translating into MTSPAEVAQATRKPLVKLGGVFMTSPQMSAHTKALELPRGGLYFRGRAAVLGDPSSTVVAELYGIFPKWLMHAVIPQVTQLLPATAAVAEYSAACWEWGREALAEVPEAARTAELLFQISDGADAGNLPLFAGWREAPRPDDTPARLAHALNLVREYRGGLHFGALRACGIGIAEALAVNPESGKSIMTRLAWQEEEADALIARTAANPDLPRRWRQAEELTDTAMGQTLADTLSEAELAEFRELMRALPTP; encoded by the coding sequence GTGACCAGTCCGGCCGAGGTCGCCCAGGCGACCCGGAAACCGCTGGTGAAGCTGGGCGGAGTGTTCATGACCTCGCCCCAGATGAGTGCGCATACCAAGGCCCTTGAGCTGCCACGGGGTGGTCTGTACTTCCGCGGCCGGGCCGCGGTGCTGGGCGATCCGTCCTCCACCGTGGTCGCCGAGCTGTACGGCATCTTCCCGAAGTGGCTGATGCACGCGGTGATCCCGCAGGTCACCCAGCTGCTGCCGGCCACGGCCGCGGTGGCCGAGTACTCCGCGGCCTGCTGGGAGTGGGGCCGGGAGGCGCTGGCCGAGGTCCCGGAGGCCGCCCGCACCGCCGAACTGCTCTTCCAGATCAGCGATGGCGCGGACGCCGGCAACCTGCCGCTGTTCGCGGGCTGGCGCGAGGCCCCGCGCCCCGATGACACCCCGGCCCGGCTGGCACACGCGCTCAACCTGGTGCGCGAGTACCGCGGCGGCCTGCACTTCGGCGCGCTGCGCGCCTGCGGCATCGGCATCGCCGAGGCGCTGGCGGTCAACCCGGAGAGCGGAAAGTCGATCATGACCAGGCTGGCCTGGCAGGAGGAGGAGGCCGACGCGCTGATCGCGCGCACCGCGGCCAACCCCGACCTGCCCCGCCGCTGGCGCCAGGCCGAGGAGCTGACCGACACCGCGATGGGCCAGACCCTGGCCGACACGCTGTCCGAGGCTGAGCTGGCCGAGTTCCGCGAGCTGATGCGGGCACTGCCGACCCCGTGA
- a CDS encoding ScbR family autoregulator-binding transcription factor, giving the protein MPTQPRAQVTRESIMVAAASEFDRLGYAAVSLSLILERCGVSKGAFYFHFPSKIALAAAIMESEQALWPELTRRWDERGLDALRTLIGSTTQAVEMISGDPIVRAGVRLSTDPEVHASGLRPQYLNWETLLTVLVERAATEGLLRPGVDPVEVARVLNAVFAGNREIAAALTGYADYVARMDQAWRVLLPGIATEEWLTQWRTASAGGG; this is encoded by the coding sequence ATGCCCACGCAGCCGAGAGCCCAGGTCACCCGAGAGTCGATCATGGTCGCCGCCGCGTCGGAGTTCGACCGGCTCGGCTATGCCGCCGTCTCGCTCAGCCTCATCCTGGAACGCTGCGGCGTGTCCAAGGGGGCCTTCTACTTCCACTTCCCGTCCAAGATCGCCCTGGCCGCCGCCATCATGGAGTCCGAACAGGCGCTGTGGCCGGAGCTGACCCGCCGCTGGGACGAACGCGGCCTGGACGCCCTGCGGACGCTGATCGGCTCCACCACCCAGGCGGTCGAGATGATCTCCGGCGACCCCATCGTGCGCGCGGGAGTCCGCCTCTCCACCGACCCGGAGGTGCACGCTTCCGGGCTGCGCCCGCAGTACCTGAACTGGGAGACCCTGCTGACCGTGCTGGTCGAACGGGCCGCGACCGAGGGTCTGCTCCGGCCGGGTGTCGATCCGGTGGAGGTGGCGCGGGTGCTCAACGCCGTGTTCGCTGGGAACCGGGAGATCGCCGCGGCCCTGACCGGGTACGCGGACTACGTCGCCCGGATGGACCAGGCGTGGCGGGTGCTGCTGCCTGGTATCGCCACCGAGGAGTGGCTGACCCAATGGCGAACCGCCTCCGCGGGAGGCGGCTGA
- a CDS encoding metal-sensitive transcriptional regulator, giving the protein MAEEHSHPYSKRKDAHLRRLRRVEGQVRGLQRMVDDDTYCIDVLTQVSAATRALQAFALELLEEHMAGCVVEAARTSDEAAQAKVREAAEAIARLVKS; this is encoded by the coding sequence ATGGCCGAGGAACACAGCCACCCGTACAGCAAACGCAAGGACGCCCACCTGCGCCGACTCCGTCGAGTCGAGGGGCAGGTCCGCGGACTGCAGCGGATGGTCGACGACGACACCTACTGCATCGACGTGCTGACCCAGGTCTCGGCCGCGACCAGGGCACTGCAGGCCTTCGCCCTCGAACTGCTCGAGGAGCACATGGCCGGCTGTGTCGTGGAGGCCGCGCGCACCAGTGACGAGGCCGCCCAGGCCAAGGTCCGCGAGGCGGCCGAGGCGATCGCGC